Genomic window (Syntrophorhabdus sp.):
TGAGCTTGTACTTCTCCAGCGCCTCGAGGAGTGACTGGTAGTCATCGGACGCGATGGGATAGATGGAGGAAAAGACGACGGGCTTGACGTCCTTGAAGCCGGGAAGAGGCTGCGGCGCCGGCCGCGCATCGAGGGTGACCGTTTCCCCGATCCTCGTATCGCTCACCGTCTTTATCCCGGCTATGATGTAGCCGACCTCCCCTGCCGACAGCTCCTTCTGCGGCTCGCGGTTGATCCGAAAGACGCCGACCTCTTCGACGCGGTACGTGGTTCCCTGGGACATGAGCCGGATCGTGTCCCCCTGCCTCACGGTGCCGTCGAAGACGCGGCAGCTCACTATCGTGCCGCGAAAGGAATCGTAGTGCGCGTCGAAGATAAGCGCCGTCAGGGGTTTTTCGGCATCCCCCGTCGGCGGCGGTATCCTGTCCACGATGGCGCGCAGGATGTCTTCGATGCCGGTGCCGTCCTTTGCCGAACAGAGTATCGCCGTGTCCGGGTCGAGCCCGAGCTCGTTGTCGATCTCTGTCTTCACACGCCCCACGTCAGCCACGGGAAGGTCGATCTTGTTGATGACGGGGATGATGACGAGGTTGTGCTCCAGCGCCGCGTAGAGGTTCCCCAGCGTCTGGGCTTCGACACCCTGAGAGGCGTCGACAAGGAGGAGCACCCCCTCGCAGGACGCGAGCGCCCGCGACACCTCGTAGGAAAAATCGACATGTCCCGGCGTATCGATGAGGTTGAGCTCATATTCCTCTCCCCTGTCATCGACATAGGGCAGATCGACGGTCTGGCTCTTGATGGTGATGCCCCGTTCCCGCTCGATGTCCATGGTGTCGAGCATCTGGTCCCGGAACTGCCGGTCATCAACGAGCTTCGTGTACTGGATCAGACGGTCGGCCAGGGTCGATTTGCCGTGGTCGATGTGCGCGATTATGCTGAAGTTCCTGATGTGTTTCATAAAAAAGCGTTCATTCTTCCCGGTCCCGCATGGGGGGACGGCACGAGGCCGCTCACCGCGACCTTTTCACTATCTCCACATCGACCTCGCCGCCGAAGACCTCGGCGAGCTCCCTGTTGAGGCTCTCCACGTCCTCTTCCCTATCCGCCTCGATCACGAGTTCGCGGTCGTCGAGGATCTTGAGCCGGCCGTACTTCCTGACCACCTCGATGACCTCCTTCGGGTCCGTGGTCACCCATCCCTTCATGCGCCTGACCAACTCTTCCCCGTTGAAAGACCTCTCGATCGTCAGGTCCACCCTGCGCCTCTTCGCCTCCCATCCGACAAGCGAGGGCTGGGCGACCATGGGAGTCACGGGATCGTGCATCGCCGCAC
Coding sequences:
- the lepA gene encoding elongation factor 4 codes for the protein MKHIRNFSIIAHIDHGKSTLADRLIQYTKLVDDRQFRDQMLDTMDIERERGITIKSQTVDLPYVDDRGEEYELNLIDTPGHVDFSYEVSRALASCEGVLLLVDASQGVEAQTLGNLYAALEHNLVIIPVINKIDLPVADVGRVKTEIDNELGLDPDTAILCSAKDGTGIEDILRAIVDRIPPPTGDAEKPLTALIFDAHYDSFRGTIVSCRVFDGTVRQGDTIRLMSQGTTYRVEEVGVFRINREPQKELSAGEVGYIIAGIKTVSDTRIGETVTLDARPAPQPLPGFKDVKPVVFSSIYPIASDDYQSLLEALEKYKLNDASLVYQKDSSAALGQGFRCGYLGLLHLEIVQERLEREFDQSIIMTAPSVQYRFHLDDGTVLDVDNPLYYPDPGTIKSSEEPFIRASILIPERYVGAVMKLCMERRGVNSHMSYPTPGRVEITFDMPLAEVIFDFYDRLKSITQGYGSFDYELIDYRESSLVKLDILVNGEKVDALSILVHRDSARDRAVRICDRLKDEIPRQQFKIAIQGAIGGKIISRSTISAYRKDVTAKCYGGDITRKRKLLEKQKKGKKRMRIVGNVEIPQSAFLAALKTDDE